One window from the genome of Asterias amurensis chromosome 12, ASM3211899v1 encodes:
- the LOC139945544 gene encoding sodium/potassium-transporting ATPase subunit beta-1-like — MAEQIEVSPLEEPEAERPDGEQPKKPLEEGVEPATEQPDEEQPQTNTEGGAEPAEEQRDEQPQTPTGGAEPVAVQPDEEQPKKPLEEGVEPAADQPDGEQPQTPIEGDAEPAAEQSGGEQTNNSTKGNTEPVAEPVAEQPDGGPPKKPADGGAEPAAEQPDAGVQPKKPTEGGVEPTAEPAAERPDGEPPKKPLLTTIREEWHSFHTFVWNSEKKEFIGRTGKSCAQITLFYICFYTCLAGFWAAMFAIFYQTVSLERPKYTSLITPPGLNVMPYSVDGKLIQYGTTEDRARIKEEIQKNVLNVLARDQSTFEDCENLPPVLKIANPPEQRFCQYDVSQLGPCATNDSFDTNQPCLYMGLNKLWGWIPENYEPGPPDELTEIRNKLKLNGTTEDRIAVTCIKCDRNNSTNCSPLDVYPRDGISFGHYPYVVGTDKAKQARYIRPIVAAKVPLDAVGKEYRVSCRAWAGNLNEVVGGLFDSRVEPARFSIRIMVTE, encoded by the exons ATGGCCGAGCAAATTGAAGTCTCACCTCTAGAAGAACCAGAAGCAGAACGGCCCGATGGGGAGCAGCCCAAAAAGCCTCTAGAAGAGGGTGTAGAACCGGCAACAGAACAGCCCGATGAGGAGCAGCCCCAAACGAATACAGAAGGGGGTGCAGAACCAGCAGAAGAACAGCGCGATGAGCAGCCCCAAACGCCCACAGGAGGTGCAGAACCAGTAGCCGTACAACCCGACGAGGAGCAGCCCAAAAAGCCTCTAGAAGAGGGTGTAGAACCGGCAGCAGATCAGCCCGATGGGGAGCAGCCCCAAACGCCTATAGAAGGGGATGCAGAACCGGCAGCAGAACAATCCGGTGGGGAGCAGACTAACAATTCTACAAAAGGGAATACAGAACCAGTTGCAGAACCAGTAGCAGAACAACCCGATGGGGGCCCGCCCAAAAAGCCTGCAGATGGGGGTGCAGAGCCAGCAGCAGAACAGCCCGATGCTGGAGTGCAGCCCAAAAAGCCTACAGAAGGGGGTGTAGAACCAACAGCAGAACCGGCTGCAGAACGGCCCGATGGGGAGCCGCCCAAAAAGCCTCTTCTCACAACGATCAGAGAAGAGTGGCACAGCTTTCATACATTTGTGTGGAATTCTGAAAAGAAGGAGTTTATTGGACGAACTGGCAAGAGCTGTG CGCAGATTACTTtgttttacatttgtttctacACGTGTTTGGCCGGATTCTGGGCAGCTATGTTCGCCATTTTTTACCAGACAGTTTCCCTGGAAAGACCGAAGTACACATCCCTCATTACTCCACCAG GTTTGAATGTGATGCCGTATTCTGTCGATGGTAAACTGATCCAGTACGGAACGACGGAGGATAGAGCAAGAATTAAGGAAGAAATCCAGAAAAATGTTCTTAATG TTCTCGCCAGAGATCAGTCCACGTTCGAGGATTGTGAAAACCTTCCACCGGTTCTGAAAATAGCTAACCCGCCTGAGCAAAGATTCTGCCAGTATGATGTGTCCCAACTCGGCCCCTGCGCAACCAACGATAGCTTCGACACCAATCAGCCATGTTTGTACATGGGACTAAATAAG CTTTGGGGATGGATACCTGAGAACTATGAGCCCGGGCCACCGGATGAATTGACTGAAATCcgcaataaattgaaactgaacGGAACTACAGAGGACCGAATAGCTGTCACGTGTATCAAG TGTGACCGTAACAACAGTACAAACTGCTCTCCCCTTGATGTGTACCCAAGAGACGGTATATCCTTTGGTCATTACCCGTACGTCGTGGGTACCGACAAGGCGAAACAAGCCCGCTACATCCGCCCCATCGTAGCCGCTAAGGTTCCTCTCGACGCAGTCGGCAAGGAATACAGGGTCAGCTGTCGAGCATGGGCGGGCAACCTGAATGAAGTAGTCGGAGGTCTGTTCGACAGCAGAGTCGAACCGGCGCGTTTCAGCATCAGGATAATGGTAACCGAGTAA
- the LOC139944819 gene encoding sodium/potassium-transporting ATPase subunit beta-1-like isoform X2 — translation MGGEENKPSFMDNVRTNWAAFRIFVWDSEKGEVLGRNAKSWGQIGIFYLIFYTCLALFWALMLFIFMQTVSPDKPTFNSYVNVPGVSLRPRFDNKPVVFDPNNNNTFASHTDGLQDIYDSLDPGMMTGDMFDDCANETDGDGKACRFDRNVFGSCQPPYFGWDEGKPCLFLSLNRVSEWEPEDYSDVSSLPEEVQKFYVPGNIAFYCRSYKAKQVDAVNATVYPAAGIPFRFYPFQGSTNKTERDSYVQPYVAVQFALLEVDLKIKVECRTYVGNIAPKGGLYDTDYESIATYEFEMTAAVKKDEL, via the exons ATGGGTGGTGAAGAAAACAAGCCAAGTTTTATGGATAATGTCCGAACAAATTGGGCAGCATTCCGTATTTTTGTATGGGATTCAGAGAAGGGAGAGGTTCTAGGCCGAAATGCGAAGAGCTGGG GTCAAATCGGAATCTTCTATTTGATTTTCTACACTTGCTTGGCTTTGTTCTGGGCGTTGATGCTGTTTATTTTCATGCAGACTGTCAGCCCTGATAAGCCAACGTTCAACTCCTACGTCAATGTTCCAG GTGTATCTCTACGACCCAGGTTTGATAATAAACCTGTTGTGTTCGACCctaataacaataacacattCGCAAGTCACACTGACGGACTTCAAGACATCTATGATT CACTGGATCCAGGCATGATGACCGGCGATATGTTTGATGATTGTGCTAACGAGACTGATGGTGACGGCAAGGCCTGCCGCTTTGACCGCAATGTCTTTGGAAGTTGCCAACCACCATACTTTGGCTGGGATGAGGGCAAACCTTGCCTGTTCCTCAGTCTCAACAGG GTATCGGAGTGGGAGCCTGAGGATTACAGTGATGTGTCTTCATTGCCTGAAGAAGTTCAAAAATTCTACGTACCCGGAAACATTGCTTTCTACTGCCGAAGCTAT aaagccAAACAAGTAGACGCAGTCAACGCCACCGTCTATCCCGCCGCTGGGATCCCCTTCCGGTTCTACCCTTTCCAGGGGAGCACCAACAAGACTGAGAGAGACTCCTATGTCCAGCCGTACGTCGCTGTTCAGTTTGCCCTGCTGGAGGTGGATCTCAAGATAAAGGTTGAATGCAGGACCTACGTCGGCAACATCGCCCCCAAGGGGGGACTCTATGACACAGACTACGAGTCGATCGCCACCTACGAGTTTGAAATGACCGCCGCCGTGAAGAAGGatgagctttaa